The following are encoded in a window of Persicobacter psychrovividus genomic DNA:
- a CDS encoding nitroreductase family protein — MNTESDKFIPYTAPVLDEQQSLKAAADYFEKINQRRSLREFSDRPVAREVIENILKAANCAPSGAHKQPWTFCVISDPTLKQKIREAAEKEEYENYHGRMSEAWLKDLEAFETDWHKPFLTTVPYLIIVFKKPYDLIEGQKHKNYYVNESVGLACGFLINAIHEAGLATLTHTPSPMNFLHKILERPENEKPYLLLPVGYPADEAKVPNLHRKNLSEISIWYE, encoded by the coding sequence ATGAACACTGAATCCGATAAATTTATCCCATATACAGCGCCTGTGCTTGATGAACAGCAAAGCTTAAAGGCTGCTGCCGATTATTTTGAAAAAATCAACCAGCGCCGAAGTTTGCGGGAATTTTCCGATCGCCCTGTGGCGCGGGAGGTTATCGAAAATATCCTTAAAGCCGCCAACTGTGCGCCAAGTGGGGCTCACAAACAGCCTTGGACTTTCTGCGTGATCAGTGATCCCACACTGAAGCAAAAAATCAGGGAAGCCGCAGAAAAAGAAGAGTACGAAAATTACCATGGCCGAATGAGCGAAGCCTGGCTCAAGGATCTCGAAGCTTTTGAAACCGACTGGCACAAACCATTCCTGACCACTGTGCCCTACCTGATCATTGTTTTCAAAAAGCCTTACGACCTGATCGAAGGACAGAAACATAAAAATTACTATGTGAATGAATCCGTTGGGCTTGCCTGTGGATTTTTAATCAATGCCATTCATGAAGCAGGGCTGGCAACACTCACCCATACGCCGAGCCCCATGAATTTTTTGCATAAAATTCTTGAACGCCCTGAAAACGAAAAGCCCTACCTGCTCCTGCCTGTGGGCTACCCTGCCGATGAGGCCAAAGTCCCGAATCTTCACCGAAAAAATTTATCGGAAATCAGTATTTGGTATGAATAA
- a CDS encoding HYC_CC_PP family protein — translation MAKRISHIILSMLVLLSTIGIVVDKHYMGNHLMSVAFYQKAPSCCPMPTEHSEKNHGCRNEMSVQKIQDVFQRLDFHFDFIAPQAINSHDIFLQAWQLLCALMAEHHRAPENIFREAPPSPDGQALRLSIQSFIC, via the coding sequence ATGGCGAAACGCATCTCACATATTATCCTATCTATGCTCGTGTTGCTCTCGACGATCGGTATCGTCGTGGACAAGCATTATATGGGTAATCATTTGATGAGCGTTGCCTTTTATCAAAAAGCACCATCCTGTTGCCCGATGCCTACGGAGCATTCCGAAAAAAATCACGGCTGTCGCAATGAGATGAGTGTACAAAAAATTCAGGATGTCTTTCAACGGCTGGATTTCCATTTTGACTTCATCGCTCCACAGGCGATCAACTCCCACGATATTTTCTTGCAGGCATGGCAATTGCTCTGCGCCTTAATGGCGGAGCATCACCGTGCGCCCGAAAATATTTTTCGGGAAGCCCCACCGTCGCCCGACGGTCAGGCGCTCCGGCTGAGCATTCAGTCGTTTATTTGTTAG
- a CDS encoding DUF4202 domain-containing protein, with protein MSQDQLQQVLNLIDEKNRQDPKTINSNGEELTEELLYSQRMTAWLFKMETSPAAELQIAVRANHVGRWESPRTDYPEGRKGYLKWRTDLIQHHLQLTHQMMDQAGFGEAQKQAVRKIMEKKHIKRDADCQTYEDVICLVFLENYLADFYAAADIEEEKMVSIIQKTWHKMSAKGQEMALTIPFSAEALDLVKKAL; from the coding sequence ATGTCACAGGATCAACTTCAGCAAGTATTAAATCTGATCGATGAAAAAAACAGGCAGGACCCGAAAACCATCAACAGCAATGGGGAGGAACTGACCGAAGAATTACTGTATTCGCAACGAATGACCGCTTGGCTTTTCAAGATGGAAACCTCGCCTGCCGCTGAGCTGCAAATTGCCGTTAGGGCCAATCATGTTGGGCGCTGGGAAAGCCCACGGACCGACTATCCAGAAGGGAGAAAGGGATATTTGAAATGGCGTACGGACTTGATTCAGCACCACCTGCAACTTACCCACCAAATGATGGATCAGGCGGGATTTGGTGAGGCGCAGAAACAGGCAGTCAGGAAAATTATGGAGAAAAAACACATCAAAAGAGATGCTGATTGTCAGACTTATGAAGATGTGATTTGCCTGGTTTTTCTTGAAAATTATTTGGCGGATTTTTATGCTGCCGCAGATATCGAGGAAGAAAAAATGGTCAGTATCATTCAAAAAACATGGCATAAAATGTCGGCCAAAGGGCAGGAGATGGCATTGACAATCCCTTTCTCTGCTGAGGCACTTGATTTGGTGAAAAAAGCACTTTAG
- a CDS encoding GNAT family N-acetyltransferase, whose product MIYRKATEKDLNKVAELFDSYRVFYRKESNLQGAKAFLKERIERNDAEIFVAEVDHKLVGFVQLYPLFSSTKMKKFWLLNDLFVHPNHRGKGISIGLIARAKKLVKETGACGMSLETDKSNLIGNSLYPKEGFELNESCNFYEWSNSSGSLNDD is encoded by the coding sequence ATGATTTATAGAAAAGCTACTGAAAAAGATCTAAATAAAGTTGCTGAATTGTTTGATAGCTACAGGGTGTTTTATCGTAAAGAGTCTAATCTTCAAGGTGCCAAAGCATTTTTGAAGGAAAGGATTGAGCGTAATGATGCTGAAATATTTGTAGCAGAAGTTGACCATAAATTGGTGGGGTTTGTACAATTGTATCCTTTATTTTCCTCTACTAAAATGAAAAAATTCTGGCTACTTAATGATCTTTTTGTACACCCTAACCATAGAGGAAAAGGGATTTCGATAGGACTGATTGCGCGGGCAAAAAAGCTGGTAAAGGAAACGGGAGCTTGCGGAATGTCCTTAGAAACTGACAAGTCAAATTTAATAGGAAATAGCCTTTACCCCAAGGAGGGCTTTGAATTAAATGAAAGCTGTAATTTTTATGAGTGGAGCAATTCATCGGGATCGCTAAATGACGACTGA
- a CDS encoding zinc-dependent peptidase, protein MGLFIFFAMVAALCLAYYGYLRKSSWQSPDGYFPTKWRKILQEKVAFYNGLTAEEQEHFEWKVEEFILNHKITGVRVEIDKVDKLLVAASAVIPIFKFADWRYDNLFEVIIYPDHFDKNFATEGEGRNILGMVGTGYMEGKMILSKRALHDGFANEKDKRNTAIHEFVHLVDKMDGVIDGVPSMLLERQYTIPWIDLMKTKIKEIHERSSDINAYGGTNEAEFFAVASEHFFENPKSMQRKHPQLYALLEEIFEHDMAEREQVLRRMEIGRNAPCPCGSGQKYKRCCA, encoded by the coding sequence ATGGGTTTATTTATTTTTTTTGCCATGGTGGCTGCTTTGTGTTTAGCGTATTATGGATACCTTCGAAAAAGCTCTTGGCAGTCGCCAGATGGGTATTTCCCGACTAAGTGGAGGAAAATCCTTCAGGAGAAAGTCGCTTTTTATAATGGTCTGACGGCTGAGGAACAGGAACACTTTGAATGGAAAGTGGAAGAATTTATTCTGAACCATAAAATTACGGGTGTCCGTGTTGAGATTGATAAAGTGGACAAGCTGCTGGTAGCGGCAAGCGCAGTAATTCCCATATTTAAATTTGCTGATTGGCGTTATGATAATCTCTTCGAGGTGATCATTTATCCTGATCATTTCGATAAGAATTTTGCCACTGAAGGGGAGGGGCGTAATATTCTGGGCATGGTAGGAACAGGCTATATGGAAGGAAAAATGATTCTTTCAAAAAGGGCCCTGCATGATGGTTTCGCCAATGAAAAAGACAAAAGAAACACGGCCATTCATGAATTTGTGCATTTGGTGGATAAAATGGATGGTGTGATCGATGGGGTACCTTCGATGTTGCTTGAGCGGCAATATACGATTCCGTGGATCGACCTGATGAAAACAAAAATTAAGGAGATTCATGAGCGTTCGTCGGACATTAATGCCTACGGTGGTACGAATGAGGCAGAGTTTTTTGCGGTGGCGAGTGAGCATTTTTTTGAAAACCCCAAAAGCATGCAACGCAAGCACCCTCAGCTTTACGCTTTGCTCGAAGAGATTTTCGAACATGATATGGCCGAACGCGAGCAGGTACTCCGCCGAATGGAAATAGGCAGAAATGCCCCTTGTCCGTGTGGAAGTGGGCAGAAATACAAGCGTTGCTGTGCTTAG
- a CDS encoding alpha/beta hydrolase has translation MRTALKIFASATLFLLLSTLGVGVYFYQTNPRIRAMVENDESVLYYFPSKAMQPMDDLPHKTTCLTVDDSLKIYTYQFEPSTPKKANIFFIHGAGGNVSTAQYLIRPLIENGFGVYVVDWRGYGKSNGKPSYRGVMKDTEAGFAHFIGSVKPEQLKTIVYGCSLGGQLAVKITKDHQQEVDALVLDGAVESAQRLAMAYAPVSILKAQIEKSPEKFNQEYVAVRDIAMIKAIPKLIIHSKNDQQVPLSHGENLFNAAYEPKNLWVTETAHIQTLKVLTPEAIDRIEALIKE, from the coding sequence ATGAGAACTGCCCTGAAAATATTTGCTTCAGCCACCTTGTTTCTTTTACTTTCTACCCTTGGCGTAGGTGTTTACTTTTACCAAACCAACCCGAGAATTCGTGCCATGGTAGAAAATGATGAGTCGGTACTGTATTATTTTCCTTCAAAGGCCATGCAGCCTATGGATGATCTGCCCCACAAAACCACCTGCCTGACGGTGGACGACTCCCTGAAAATATATACCTATCAGTTTGAGCCTTCCACGCCAAAAAAAGCCAACATCTTTTTTATTCATGGCGCGGGAGGTAATGTATCGACTGCTCAATACCTGATTCGGCCATTGATAGAAAATGGCTTTGGAGTATATGTGGTAGATTGGCGAGGATATGGAAAATCCAACGGCAAGCCCAGCTACCGTGGGGTGATGAAAGATACCGAGGCGGGTTTTGCTCACTTCATTGGCAGCGTTAAACCTGAGCAACTTAAAACCATTGTTTACGGTTGTTCTCTCGGAGGGCAACTGGCGGTCAAAATCACCAAAGATCATCAGCAAGAGGTGGATGCGTTGGTGCTCGACGGTGCTGTGGAATCCGCTCAGCGGCTTGCGATGGCGTACGCGCCCGTTAGCATATTGAAAGCCCAGATTGAAAAGTCGCCAGAAAAATTCAATCAGGAATATGTGGCCGTACGAGATATCGCCATGATCAAAGCTATTCCCAAATTAATTATTCACAGTAAAAATGACCAGCAGGTGCCTTTGAGTCATGGTGAAAACCTCTTCAATGCCGCCTATGAACCCAAAAATTTATGGGTAACAGAAACAGCCCATATTCAGACCCTGAAAGTCTTGACTCCCGAGGCCATCGACAGGATTGAGGCATTGATAAAGGAATAA
- the mscL gene encoding large conductance mechanosensitive channel protein MscL: MGLLKEFKEFAIKGNMIDIAIGVIIGQAFNKVVDVLVKEIMLPPLSYITEGIDWSEYEVVLREAGKAADGSKITEIAIGYGKLIDAGIHFMIIGLSVFFVVKVMNAFRNQSDDPKDGTVKTPKNIELLSEISDLLQEQLKLQKAQRPDGDQKSGPSEK, from the coding sequence ATGGGTTTACTGAAGGAGTTTAAGGAGTTTGCGATTAAGGGCAATATGATTGATATCGCCATTGGGGTAATTATCGGGCAGGCATTCAATAAGGTGGTGGATGTGCTGGTAAAGGAAATTATGCTTCCCCCTTTGTCGTACATTACGGAAGGAATTGACTGGAGTGAGTATGAGGTGGTGCTGCGAGAGGCGGGGAAAGCAGCGGATGGCTCAAAAATTACCGAGATCGCGATTGGTTATGGAAAGCTGATTGATGCGGGGATCCACTTTATGATTATCGGGCTGAGTGTCTTTTTTGTGGTTAAGGTGATGAATGCCTTTAGGAACCAATCTGATGATCCTAAAGATGGCACGGTTAAAACACCCAAGAATATTGAATTGCTCAGTGAGATCAGTGATTTACTGCAAGAACAGCTCAAATTACAGAAGGCTCAACGCCCTGATGGAGACCAAAAGTCAGGTCCTTCAGAAAAGTAG
- a CDS encoding 5'-methylthioadenosine/adenosylhomocysteine nucleosidase: MTIKVFKPALIGLLLCVFCSTITKAQVAILGAMDKEITDLKSQMSISDSTLIAGQWFYQGTIADKPIILTKSGVGKVNAALTATLLLDHFKAESLWFTGIAGAANPHYKLLDVVVSESLLQHDFDARPFDAQPALVPSSDKNGYFHADPQLVTQAFRAAQQVVGKAHAHCGIIVTGDQFIADHQKVEQLRKDFRADAIEMEGAAVAQVAHRLGKPFVIIRSISDQADGEAEMTYPQMAKNAAAHAMKIIVRMLEQK; the protein is encoded by the coding sequence TTGACGATAAAAGTATTTAAACCCGCACTCATTGGCCTGCTCCTCTGTGTTTTTTGCAGTACCATCACCAAGGCACAGGTCGCCATCCTCGGCGCCATGGACAAGGAAATCACCGACTTAAAGTCACAGATGAGCATTTCCGACTCTACCCTGATCGCTGGGCAGTGGTTCTATCAGGGTACCATCGCCGATAAGCCCATTATCCTTACCAAATCAGGGGTTGGGAAGGTCAATGCGGCCCTAACGGCTACCCTGCTGTTAGATCATTTCAAGGCGGAATCGCTTTGGTTTACAGGTATTGCTGGAGCTGCCAATCCTCACTATAAACTGCTCGATGTTGTTGTTTCTGAATCCCTGCTCCAGCATGATTTCGATGCACGCCCCTTTGATGCCCAGCCCGCTCTCGTGCCATCAAGCGACAAAAATGGCTATTTTCATGCCGACCCACAACTTGTCACGCAAGCCTTTCGGGCAGCACAGCAGGTGGTTGGAAAAGCGCATGCACACTGCGGAATTATTGTTACTGGCGATCAGTTTATTGCCGATCACCAGAAGGTTGAGCAGCTGCGAAAAGACTTTCGTGCCGACGCCATTGAAATGGAAGGAGCCGCAGTGGCACAGGTGGCTCACCGCCTGGGCAAGCCTTTTGTGATTATCCGCAGTATCTCGGATCAGGCAGATGGAGAGGCAGAAATGACCTACCCACAAATGGCCAAAAATGCTGCCGCCCATGCCATGAAAATCATTGTCAGAATGCTCGAACAAAAGTAA
- a CDS encoding diphthine--ammonia ligase, which translates to MNKKTYLNWSGGKDAAMALYKHRATGNAPVTKLLTTISQEQRRITMHGVAEALLDAQAEALGLPVQKVALPASENLEQYNKVMAEAMQQLKQEGFERAVFGDIFLEDLRKYREEQLEQQAIRGVFPLWKLNTKKLLQHFINLGFKAVVVCTNARLLGEEFVGKVIDQQWIDRLPDNVDPCGENGEFHTFVFDGPIFSAPIPIVIGENHLHHYPQKEGDTWDADYWFCELSLKNNP; encoded by the coding sequence ATGAATAAGAAAACCTATCTCAACTGGAGCGGAGGCAAAGATGCCGCCATGGCATTGTACAAACACCGCGCAACGGGCAATGCCCCGGTAACTAAACTTCTGACCACCATCTCGCAGGAACAAAGGCGCATTACCATGCATGGCGTTGCCGAGGCACTGCTCGATGCTCAGGCTGAAGCCCTCGGCTTGCCCGTACAAAAAGTGGCGCTGCCTGCATCGGAAAATCTTGAGCAATACAATAAGGTTATGGCCGAGGCCATGCAGCAGCTCAAGCAGGAAGGTTTTGAGCGGGCTGTATTTGGGGATATTTTTCTGGAAGATTTAAGAAAATACCGCGAGGAACAACTTGAGCAACAGGCCATCAGGGGCGTATTCCCTTTGTGGAAACTCAACACCAAAAAGCTCCTTCAGCATTTTATCAATCTGGGCTTCAAGGCCGTTGTGGTTTGTACCAATGCCCGCCTGCTTGGGGAGGAATTTGTCGGAAAAGTGATTGATCAGCAATGGATCGACCGCCTGCCCGACAATGTGGATCCTTGTGGAGAAAATGGAGAATTTCATACCTTTGTTTTCGATGGACCGATTTTCAGTGCCCCCATCCCGATAGTCATTGGGGAAAATCACCTGCACCATTATCCCCAAAAAGAAGGAGATACCTGGGATGCTGATTACTGGTTCTGTGAATTGAGCTTAAAAAATAATCCCTAA
- the rmuC gene encoding DNA recombination protein RmuC: MDLLFAILTGLICLALGYLLAQLRGKQQQQNVALSAQENHQLKSRLEEVRQQFNNAQQQAMQAGQSLAEHKSDLKNLHAQLAEQQNRFDSLNDDFHEVSGRSTQLEKLLATEEAQRKAMAEDAKRQQLREESLGQQLNALQQKNENLMEALKTQEANNRGLQEKLQQQKGEIEDLHRKFKTEFELVAQKILEEKTARFTDHNKEQLAQILQPLGQNIDKFQARVNEVYDKEAKERFSLAEKVRELAALNHKISTEAHNLTKALKGEVKTQGRWGEIILERILEQSGLRKGTEYFMEQELKDEQGKHLRSDIEDKKMRPDAVIHYPDERHVIIDSKVSLNAYTRHIEAEEDRIKIQELDAHVQAIKNHITALSSKGYDDYNKALDFVIMFVPNEAAYIAAIKHEPQLWEYAYERRIMLMNPTNLITSLKLINDLWKREYQNKNAQEIAEQGAKLYDKFVLFTENLEKVGSSIQRAQEQYDTAYKQLSTGNNNLVKQTQKLKSLGLKTKKELQPGLLDQH, translated from the coding sequence ATGGATCTTCTCTTTGCTATACTTACCGGACTCATCTGCCTGGCCCTCGGTTACCTGCTGGCACAGTTGCGGGGCAAACAGCAGCAACAAAATGTTGCCCTGAGTGCTCAGGAAAATCATCAGCTGAAATCTCGACTGGAAGAAGTCCGTCAGCAGTTCAACAATGCCCAGCAACAGGCAATGCAGGCGGGCCAATCCCTTGCCGAGCACAAGTCTGACCTCAAGAATCTTCATGCACAACTCGCCGAGCAGCAAAATCGCTTTGACAGCCTGAACGATGATTTCCATGAAGTTTCCGGGCGCAGCACACAACTTGAAAAATTGCTCGCCACGGAAGAAGCTCAACGAAAAGCCATGGCTGAAGACGCCAAGCGGCAACAACTCAGGGAAGAATCCCTCGGCCAACAACTGAATGCCCTTCAGCAAAAAAATGAAAACCTGATGGAAGCCCTGAAAACGCAGGAGGCCAACAATCGGGGGCTGCAGGAAAAGCTTCAGCAGCAGAAAGGGGAAATCGAAGACCTCCACCGAAAATTCAAGACAGAATTTGAATTGGTGGCGCAAAAAATCCTGGAAGAAAAAACCGCCAGGTTCACCGATCATAACAAAGAGCAACTGGCGCAGATTTTACAGCCTCTCGGTCAAAATATCGACAAGTTTCAGGCAAGGGTAAATGAGGTGTATGACAAAGAAGCCAAAGAACGTTTTTCATTGGCAGAAAAGGTCCGTGAACTCGCAGCGCTGAACCACAAAATCAGTACCGAAGCCCACAACCTGACCAAGGCGCTTAAAGGGGAAGTTAAAACCCAGGGACGCTGGGGAGAGATTATCCTGGAGCGGATTCTGGAGCAGTCAGGGCTGAGAAAAGGCACTGAATATTTTATGGAACAGGAGCTGAAAGATGAACAGGGAAAACACCTGCGGTCTGATATTGAGGACAAAAAAATGCGTCCCGATGCCGTAATTCATTATCCCGATGAACGGCACGTGATCATCGATTCCAAAGTGTCGCTCAACGCCTATACCCGCCATATTGAGGCCGAAGAAGATCGCATCAAAATTCAGGAACTTGATGCCCACGTTCAGGCGATAAAAAATCATATCACCGCCCTGAGCAGTAAGGGGTATGACGATTACAATAAAGCACTCGATTTCGTGATCATGTTTGTCCCCAACGAAGCGGCCTATATTGCGGCGATCAAACACGAACCACAGCTGTGGGAATATGCTTATGAACGCAGAATTATGCTCATGAACCCCACCAATCTGATCACTTCCCTCAAGCTGATCAACGACCTGTGGAAACGGGAATATCAGAACAAAAATGCACAGGAGATTGCCGAGCAAGGCGCCAAACTGTACGACAAATTTGTGCTTTTTACCGAAAACCTTGAAAAGGTGGGCAGCAGCATTCAGCGGGCACAAGAGCAATACGATACCGCCTACAAGCAACTTTCCACTGGAAATAATAATCTGGTGAAACAAACACAAAAACTCAAATCCCTCGGACTGAAAACCAAAAAAGAACTTCAGCCAGGTTTATTGGACCAACACTGA
- a CDS encoding heavy metal translocating P-type ATPase: protein MKSNALTETPLRYQQFPVKGMSCASCAAQVSKALQAVAGVKEAQVNLATHQVQVSMEAPIGEKTLQEAVQRAGFELLLEIEDPTAEREKLQNQKLQQLKSQSLWAMIFTLPVVIIGMLFMDWEAGRWLSMLLSVPVLGIFGRSFYINAWQHAKHGNANMDTLVALSTGIAFGFSVFNTLNPAFWLQRGMEPHVYFEASTVIITFISFGRWLEQRAKSKTNSAIQKLMGMQAKFVKVKMAQEFVEIPIHEVQAGMEVLVHPAERIPVDGQVIKGHSFVEESMLTGEPVAVEKNAGDKLFAGTINQKGILHFQAEKVGKDSLLGQMIERVQQAQGSQAPVQKLADKIASIFVPTILFLSVLTFALWLFFGGMAFFPQAMMSAVTVLVIACPCALGLATPTAIMVGVGKGAEENILIKDAESLEIAHRVDTVVLDKTGTLTEGQPAVVHQFWADKSKADILEQIEKSSEHPLASAVLKALPKTTPADEIPPLKTFESLTGQGVRAQIQDQKWYWVGNLSLVASQYQQLPETVQTQAEQWQELGHTVVYFADDHQILSIFAIQDQLKPQASSAISNLKKAGITPYMLTGDHPTTAKHMASQAGIDHYKGGVLPSEKAAFIRQLQAEGKIVAMVGDGINDAEALATADISMAMGQGTDIAMEVAKITLMTNDLHAILRAFRLSKMTVRGIHQNLFWAFIYNLIGIPLAMGVLYPFNGFLLNPMIAGLAMGLSSVSVVSNSLRLKKQPL from the coding sequence ATGAAAAGCAATGCACTCACCGAAACGCCCCTCAGATATCAGCAATTTCCTGTAAAAGGCATGAGCTGCGCCTCTTGTGCCGCTCAGGTAAGCAAGGCTTTACAGGCCGTTGCAGGGGTTAAAGAAGCACAAGTCAATTTGGCCACCCATCAGGTGCAAGTCAGTATGGAAGCACCTATCGGAGAAAAAACTTTGCAGGAAGCCGTTCAACGGGCAGGCTTTGAATTATTGCTTGAAATAGAAGACCCCACTGCTGAAAGGGAAAAGCTGCAAAATCAAAAATTACAGCAACTGAAAAGCCAAAGTCTCTGGGCCATGATTTTCACCCTTCCTGTTGTCATTATCGGCATGTTATTCATGGATTGGGAGGCTGGCCGATGGCTCTCAATGCTTTTGTCGGTACCTGTTTTAGGGATTTTCGGACGCTCATTTTATATCAATGCCTGGCAACACGCCAAACATGGAAATGCCAATATGGACACCCTTGTGGCCCTGAGTACAGGCATTGCCTTTGGCTTCAGTGTTTTTAATACTTTAAATCCTGCCTTTTGGCTCCAAAGAGGCATGGAACCGCATGTTTATTTTGAAGCCTCCACAGTGATCATCACCTTTATTTCCTTCGGAAGGTGGCTCGAACAGCGGGCAAAGTCAAAAACCAATAGCGCCATTCAAAAACTGATGGGCATGCAGGCCAAATTTGTCAAAGTGAAAATGGCACAGGAGTTTGTGGAAATCCCTATTCATGAAGTACAGGCAGGCATGGAGGTACTCGTGCACCCTGCCGAGCGTATTCCTGTGGATGGGCAGGTGATCAAGGGGCACTCTTTTGTGGAAGAAAGTATGCTCACGGGAGAGCCTGTTGCGGTCGAAAAAAATGCGGGCGACAAGCTGTTTGCGGGAACGATAAACCAAAAAGGAATATTACACTTCCAGGCTGAAAAAGTAGGAAAAGACAGCCTCCTCGGACAAATGATTGAGCGCGTACAGCAGGCACAGGGCTCACAGGCTCCCGTCCAAAAATTGGCCGATAAAATTGCCAGTATCTTTGTGCCGACCATCCTCTTTTTATCTGTGCTGACTTTTGCCCTGTGGCTGTTTTTTGGCGGTATGGCCTTTTTCCCACAGGCAATGATGTCGGCGGTAACGGTTTTGGTTATTGCCTGCCCCTGTGCTTTGGGGCTTGCCACACCCACGGCCATCATGGTGGGCGTAGGCAAGGGAGCTGAAGAAAATATCCTGATTAAAGATGCCGAAAGCCTTGAAATTGCCCATCGTGTCGATACGGTAGTGCTCGACAAAACAGGAACCCTCACCGAAGGTCAGCCTGCGGTAGTGCATCAGTTTTGGGCGGATAAAAGTAAGGCAGATATCCTCGAACAAATAGAAAAATCTTCGGAACACCCTTTGGCTTCTGCAGTACTTAAAGCACTTCCCAAAACTACGCCAGCCGATGAAATCCCACCACTGAAAACCTTCGAAAGCCTCACGGGGCAAGGGGTTCGTGCCCAAATTCAGGATCAGAAATGGTATTGGGTAGGCAACCTCAGCCTGGTGGCTTCACAATATCAGCAACTTCCCGAAACCGTACAGACACAGGCTGAACAGTGGCAGGAGCTTGGACATACGGTCGTTTATTTTGCTGACGATCACCAGATCCTGAGCATCTTTGCCATTCAGGATCAACTCAAACCTCAGGCATCATCAGCGATCAGCAACCTGAAAAAAGCAGGCATTACGCCTTATATGCTCACGGGCGATCACCCAACAACAGCCAAACACATGGCTTCACAGGCGGGTATCGATCATTATAAGGGGGGCGTACTCCCTTCGGAAAAAGCCGCCTTTATCCGCCAGCTACAGGCCGAAGGGAAAATTGTGGCCATGGTAGGCGATGGCATCAATGACGCCGAAGCACTCGCCACTGCCGACATCTCTATGGCGATGGGACAGGGGACGGATATTGCTATGGAAGTGGCCAAAATCACCCTGATGACCAACGACCTCCACGCTATTCTTCGTGCCTTCCGATTGTCAAAAATGACCGTCAGGGGAATTCATCAAAACCTGTTCTGGGCATTTATTTATAACCTGATCGGTATTCCGCTGGCCATGGGTGTCCTCTACCCTTTCAATGGTTTTCTGCTGAATCCCATGATTGCGGGGCTGGCGATGGGACTGAGTTCCGTTTCGGTGGTCAGTAACAGTTTACGCCTCAAAAAACAGCCCCTGTAA
- a CDS encoding NUDIX hydrolase, which yields MKYKILAEKPVFDQFFKINKATIEHDQFDGSKVTIERLCFERGDAVAVVIYEQDTDSLLFTNQFRYPSTKEGDGWVLELTAGMLEGEEDAAMRVKKEVEEEIGYRLNSPKFISSFFVSPGGTSERIFLYYAEVSSTDKLYEGGGLKAEKEDIQLVKIKRQEVKQLLQNNQIRDAKTIIGLQWFLMR from the coding sequence ATGAAATATAAAATCTTAGCGGAAAAGCCCGTCTTTGATCAGTTTTTCAAGATCAATAAAGCCACCATTGAACACGACCAGTTTGACGGATCAAAAGTAACCATTGAGCGGCTATGTTTTGAAAGAGGCGACGCCGTGGCCGTCGTGATTTATGAGCAAGATACCGACAGCCTGCTGTTCACCAACCAGTTTCGCTACCCCTCCACCAAAGAAGGTGATGGCTGGGTTTTGGAACTGACCGCAGGGATGCTTGAGGGCGAAGAAGATGCCGCCATGCGGGTAAAAAAAGAGGTGGAAGAGGAGATTGGCTACCGTCTGAATTCGCCAAAATTTATCAGCTCATTTTTCGTATCTCCAGGAGGTACCTCGGAGCGGATTTTTCTTTACTATGCTGAAGTTTCAAGCACCGACAAACTTTATGAAGGCGGTGGCCTGAAAGCGGAAAAAGAGGACATTCAACTGGTGAAAATCAAGCGACAGGAAGTAAAGCAGCTCCTGCAAAACAACCAGATCCGAGATGCCAAGACCATCATTGGACTTCAATGGTTTTTGATGCGCTAA